The Castanea sativa cultivar Marrone di Chiusa Pesio chromosome 11, ASM4071231v1 genome contains a region encoding:
- the LOC142615468 gene encoding uncharacterized protein LOC142615468: MTTTRTPTGETPFQLPYGSEALIPAEVGLTSYCVENYDRSKNDEALRLQLDLVDKVRAAVAQRLVRYQDLMAKHYNSKVRHRDFQVGDLVLRKVLGATKDVFQGKLGPN, encoded by the coding sequence aTGACAACGACGAGAACACCGACAGGGGAAACACCATTTCAGTTGCCTTATGGTAGTGAGGCTCTCATACCGGCAGAGGTAGGGTTAACAAGCTACTGCGTGGAGAACTACGATAGGAGCAAGAATGACGAAGCTTTGCGTTTACAGCTCGACCTCGTGGACAAAGTTAGGGCCGCTGTTGCACAGAGATTAGTGCGTTACCAAGACCTAATggcaaagcattacaactccaaggttagACACAGGGATTTCCAGGTGGGAGATTTAGTTCTAAGAAAAGTACTCGGTGCAACAAAGGATGTCTTCCAAGGAAAACTGGGTCCTAACTAG
- the LOC142615473 gene encoding L-tryptophan--pyruvate aminotransferase 1-like translates to MVSTKSLVAATANGTRTSSLSSSNSVLNLSLGDPMMFEPFWKKMSDKYNVTIGGGDLMSYFSDGNNVCWFLEPELGAAIKRLHGVVGNAVTDDRYIVVGTGSSQLFQALLYAFTTPGGPEPVSVVSSAPYYSAYAEVVGFLRSELYKWEGDAYKFNKKGAYIEVVNSPNNPDGTLREAVVMNRTGNGNGKLIYDFAYYWPQFTAITGAADYDNMLFTISKCTGHAGSRIGWALVKDKDIAKKMTEYITISSIGVSKESQFRATKIIEVVCNGIQNVGSDKSENFFEYARNILSKRWQKLRETIQNSEYLILSEYSQEHCLFSGKPTETLSAYAWLESKDDTKDCNEFLRGLKIIGKSGKICGAHHKFARINLMCREEEFNQFIERLSATRSKGIISGH, encoded by the exons ATGGTATCTACAAAGTCTCTAGTAGCAGCCACAGCTAATGGCACAAGGACTTCCAGTCTTAGCTCTTCAAACTCAGTTCTTAATCTTAGTTT GGGTGATCCAATGATGTTTGAGCCATTCTGGAAAAAAATGAGTGACAAGTATAATGTGACAATTGGTGGAGGTGACCTAATGAGCTATTTCAGTGATGGTAACAATGTATGCTGGTTTTTGGAGCCTGAACTGGGCGCAGCAATAAAGAGATTGCATGGTGTGGTGGGAAATGCAGTGACGGATGATCGGTACATCGTGGTAGGGACAGGATCATCACAGCTCTTCCAAGCTTTGCTTTACGCTTTCACTACTCCTGGTGGCCCTGAGCCAGTTAGTGTTGTGTCTTCTGCCCCTTACTACTCG GCATATGCTGAAGTGGTAGGTTTCCTAAGGTCAGAGCTGTACAAATGGGAGGGTGATGCATATAAGTTTAACAAGAAAGGAGCATACATAGAGGTGGTGAATTCACCAAACAACCCAGATGGAACTCTTAGAGAGGCTGTGGTGATGAACCGTACTGGCAATGGAAATGGAAAACTCATCTATGACTTTGCTTACTACTGGCCACAATTCACAGCTATTACTGGTGCAGCTGATTATGATAACATGCTCTTTACGATTTCCAAATGCACAGGACATGCTGGTTCCCGCATTGG TTGGGCCCTTGTTAAGGATAAAGATATTGCTAAGAAGATGACTGAATACATAACAATCAGCTCAATCGGTGTATCAAAAGAATCACAGTTTAGGGCTACAAAAATCATAGAAGTAGTTTGTAATGGCATCCAAAATGTTGGGTCTGACAAATCAGAGAACTTCTTTGAATATGCACGAAATATCCTATCTAAAAGATGGCAGAAATTAAGGGAAACTATTCAAAATAGTGAATATCTGATTTTGTCCGAGTATTCACAGGAGCACTGCCTCTTTAGTGGGAAGCCCACTGAAACCTTGTCTG CCTATGCATGGTTGGAGAGTAAAGATGACACAAAGGATTGTAACGAATTTTTAAGAGGATTAAAGATCATTGGAAAAAGTGGGAAGATTTGCGGTGCCCATCACAAGTTTGCAAGAATTAACTTGATGTGCAGGGAAGAGGAGTTTAACCAATTCATCGAAAGACTTTCAGCCACTAGGAGCAAGGGAATTATCAGTGGACATTAG
- the LOC142615475 gene encoding L-tryptophan--pyruvate aminotransferase 1-like: MVSTKSLVAATTNGTRTSSLSSSDSVLNLSLGDPMMFEPFWKKMSDKYNVTIGGGDLMSYFSDGNNVCWFLEPELGAAIKRLHGVVGNAVTDDRYIVVGTGSSQLFQALLYAFTTPGGPEPVSVVSSAPYYSAYAEVVGFLRSKLYKWEGDAYKFNKKGAYIEVVNSPNNPDGTLREAVVMNRTGNGNGKLIYDFAYYWPQFTVITGAADYDNMLFTISKCTGHAGSRIGWALVKDKDIAKKMIEYITISSIGVSKESQFRAAKIIEVVCNGIQNVGSDKSENFFEYGRNILSKRWRKLRETIQNSEYLILSEYPQEHCLFSGKPTETLSAYAWLESKDDTKDCNEFLRGLKIIGKSGKICGAHHKFARINLMCREKEFNQFIERLSATRGKGIISGH, encoded by the exons ATGGTATCTACAAAGTCTCTAGTAGCAGCCACAACTAATGGCACAAGGACTTCCAGTCTTAGCTCTTCAGACTCAGTTCTCAATCTTAGTTT GGGTGATCCAATGATGTTTGAACCATTCTGGAAAAAGATGAGTGACAAGTATAATGTGACAATTGGTGGGGGTGACCTAATGAGCTATTTCAGTGATGGTAACAATGTATGCTGGTTTTTGGAGCCTGAACTGGGCGCAGCAATAAAGAGATTGCATGGTGTGGTGGGAAATGCAGTGACGGATGATCGGTACATCGTGGTAGGGACAGGATCATCACAGCTCTTCCAAGCTTTGCTTTACGCTTTCACTACTCCTGGTGGCCCTGAGCCAGTTAGTGTTGTGTCTTCTGCCCCTTACTACTCG GCATATGCTGAAGTGGTAGGTTTCCTAAGGTCAAAGTTGTACAAATGGGAGGGTGATGCATATAAGTTTAACAAAAAAGGAGCATACATAGAGGTGGTGAATTCACCAAACAACCCAGATGGAACTCTTAGAGAAGCTGTGGTGATGAACCGTACTGGCAATGGAAATGGAAAACTCATCTATGACTTTGCTTACTACTGGCCACAATTCACAGTTATTACTGGTGCAGCTGATTATGATAACATGCTCTTTACAATTTCCAAATGCACAGGACATGCTGGTTCCCGCATTGG TTGGGCCCTTGTTAAGGATAAAGATATTGCGAAGAAGATGATTGAATACATAACAATCAGCTCAATCGGTGTATCAAAAGAATCACAGTTCAGGGCTGCAAAAATCATAGAAGTAGTTTGTAATGGCATCCAAAACGTTGGGTCTGACAAATCAGAGAACTTCTTTGAATATGGAAGAAATATCCTATCTAAAAGATGGCGGAAATTAAGGGAAACTATTCAAAATAGTGAATATTTGATTTTGTCCGAGTATCCACAGGAGCACTGCCTCTTTAGTGGCAAGCCCACTGAAACCTTGTCTG CCTATGCATGGTTGGAGAGTAAAGATGACACAAAGGATTGTAACGAATTTTTAAGAGGATTAAAAATCATTGGAAAAAGTGGGAAGATTTGCGGTGCCCATCACAAGTTTGCAAGAATTAACTTGATGTGCAGGGAAAAGGAGTTTAACCAATTCATAGAAAGACTTTCAGCCACTAGGGGCAAGGGAATTATCAGTGGACATTAG